CGAAAACCATAAAATGAACAGACGATTCCTTCCAACATTCGGCGAAGTCCTGCTGACGCTGTTCTTTCTGTGCTTAGTGGCTTGGGTGGTACGCAGCCAATTCTGAGTACAGCAGCCGCGACAATGAGACGAGACACGATCAGCAACGAGCTAAGCGGGTGGCTCGTCCGCCCAATTTCTCACTCCATATCGAGTGATCGTCTGAAAAATTTCCGGCGTCTCGATCGTCCTTGTCCGGGCGAATCGTCTCCTCCCAACATCGCTTGCACATCCCGACGCCTTGGCGACATTGCGTCACCCATTCGTCGCAGCGATTGCATTTTCTTCTGCTCGAAGTCGACTTTTTGCCGTCTGCCATCATTCCGCACCATTGAGACTCTTGTGGTTCGTCGCCCTGTAACCTTTCGGTTTTCGGTCGATTCACTCGCCAAAAGGTTACAAGGAAGACCACAGACCAAAAGGTTACGGACCAGAAATGCAAAAAACCCCTAGAAAACTAGAGGTTTTTCAAGTGGAGCGGAGGGGAGTCGAACCCCCGACCTCTGCATTGCGAACGCAGCGCTCTCCCAACTGAGCTACCGCCCCAAATCGTCGATTTTTTCGGTCGAGTAAACAATGTAGCAGAAACCGATTCGGCTGCAAAAGCAACCTGACGAAATCTGTGGCTGGGTCTTCCATCCCAACCAACCTGCACCGCCCTGCCCCCGACACCCCCTCGGAATGTCCGAAGTACAGCGCGTAAAGGTTGATCCTGCCGGGCGACCCGAGTATCGTTCCGACACGTTCGCTTGACGAGATCACAATAACATTGGGTCAGGCGAACTCCGAAACAAATAACTCCAAGACGTCTGCCGCGACGTGTCCGCGTGCAGCGACCAACGTGCTTTCATGAAAACCCGTGAATTTTTCGCAATTCACGGAGACGAAGGAGCCAGAACGTGACGGAACGAGTGGTGATTATCGGGTCTGGTCCCGCCGGTTGGTCGGCGGCCATTTACGCGTCCAGAGCCAACCTCGAACCACTTGTCTTCGAAGGAGCGATGACCGAAGAAAATCGCATTCGAGGGACACTGCCCCTGGGACAGTTGTCGATGACAACGGAAGTCGAGAACTACCCTGGCTTTCCGGCAGGTGATCTTTCCCCCTACCTGAAGTCGTCCTTGCCCGAACATCACGTCCCGTTCCGCGATCCCCACATGACCGGCGTCACCGGCCCAGAATTAATGGAGCTGATGCGGCAGCAGGCGAAGAATTTCGGTACCCGGATCGTGACCGACGATGTCGTCTCCGTTGATCTGTCGAAAAAGCCATTCGAGATTAAAACGCTCGAAGGTCAGCACGTCACAGCCCATTCGATCATCATTGCCACGGGTGCCCGCGCCAACTACCTCGGCCTGCCTTCGGAAGACGGCTTCAAGAACCGTGGGGTGTCGGCCTGTGCGGTTTGCGACGGCGCGTTGCCACGGTTCCGCAACAAGCCGTTGGCCGTGATCGGCGGCGGCGACAGCGCCATGGAAGAAGCCAGTTACCTCACCAAGTTTGCCTCGACTGTGTATCTCGTCCATCGACGTGGCGAATTCCGCGCCAGCAAGATCATGGCGCAACGAGCTCTTGAAAACCCCAAAATCACCGTCAAGTGGTTCACCGGTGTGGAAGAAGTCCTGGGCAACGACAAAGCGGGTGTGACAGGGGTCAAGCTGAAAAACCTGCAGACAAACGAGGTCGAATCGCTCGACGTTTCCGGGATGTTCTGCGCCATCGGGCACACACCGAACACCGACTTCCTGGGTGGACAGATCAAAACGGACGACAAGGGGTATATCCTTTACTCCCAACCGTTCCGGACGAATACCAGCGTCGATGGCGTCTTCGCGGCAGGGGATGTGGCCGACAGCTACTACCGGCAGGCCATTACCTCGGCGGGAACGGGCTGCATGGCCGCTCTCGACGCCGAACGCTGGCTCGGTGCCCAGGGAATTCACTGAATCCCATTGCGGATGGCGCAAGGGAATCGACTACGCCGACGAGATGATCAAGTCGCCGCCCGCCGGATCATGTGGATTCAGCGGGCGACGATTCCTGTGATGGAAAGAAAATTGAAATGCTGACGAAAGCGGGCTGTCTGGCGCGACGAGCAAGATTGTGGGAAAACCTTCCTTCGTCGTGCGAATGGGTGCTCGTTGCCGATCCGCGGCACGTCTATTACTTGTCGAATTTCTGGATTCATCCTCTGACCTTCTCGGCGGGCGAACGATGCTGGCTGCTGCTCGAACGCGAGGGGAAAGCGACGCTGCTTGGCGATAATTTCTCGCTACGCTCGCGCGCAGGTGAGCCGTTTGCCGACGACGAGGTCATGGTCAAGTGGTATGACCACAAGCACTCTGTCATCAATCGCGACCACGCACTCCTTAAAGCGGCAGAACAGATCGCCGATCGTCTGTACGGACGAGTGGGTGCCGTGGAAGCCGAATGGCTGCCCGTCGGAGCTTTCGAACTGCTGGGACTCGATCACGAACAGCATTCGGTGCGTCTCGAAGCCGCCGATGTCGGTCGCAGCAACGCAATCGATCTGGGAACGACGCTTCGCTCGTTGCGTCGACAGAAGCACGATGATGAAATCGCCCTGCTGAAAGAATGCATGCGCGCTGGTGAAGCGGGCATGCTGCGACTGCGAGAAATCATTCGTCCCGGCATCAGTGAGTTCGAGATTTTCTGCGAAGTGCAACGTGCGGCCATCGGTGCGGCAGGTCGCCCCGGACTGATCTACGGTGATTTTCGTGCCGCCAGCCCGTCAAAGCCGAAAGTCGGCGGGTTGCCAACGGACCACAAGCTCGAACCGGGCGAAATGTTCACGCTCGACTACTCCGTCGTGCTCGACGGATATCGTTCAGACTTCACGAACTGCCTGACGGTCGGCGAACCCAATGCGCAGCAGAAACATCTGTATGATCTGGTCTCGGCAGCGCAACGGGGCGGCGAAGCGGTCCTCAAGGCCGGCACGTTAGCCAAGGATGTCTTTAACGCCGTCAACAAGCCGATACTGGACGCTGGGCTGGCGGACAAATTTGCCCATCATGCCGGACACGGAATCGGGATGGCTCACCCCGAGGCACCAATCCTGGTCCCTGACAGTGAAGACGTCCTCATGGCGGGCGACGTCATTACGCTGGAACCGGGTCTGTATGTCGAAGGCATCGGTGGCATCCGCATCGAGCACAACTACCTGATTACCGAGACCGGTTACGAACGGCTCAGCAATCACGTGATCTCGCTCACCTGAACCCAATCGCCAAAAAGGGCGTGCCGACCATGACTATGACGTTGATTCGCTTCGACCGTGTGACCAAGCGGTTCCATGCGGTCGTCGCACTCAACGAGGTCAGCTTTGAAGTCCGTAAAGGCGAATTCCACGCGCTTTGTGGCGAAAATGGTGCCGGCAAAAGTACGCTGATGAAGATCCTTTCAGGAGTCATCACGGAATACGACGGCACAATCGAGCTGAATGGAAAGCCCCTGATCATTCGCGGGACACGCGATGCCGAAGCACTGGGCATCAGTATCATCCACCAGGAATTGAATCTGGTGGGTGACCTGTCCGTCGCGGCGAACATCTACCTGGGGCGTGAGCTACGCACTCCGCTCGGTTTGCTCGACGATCGACGAATGGAGCAGGAAGCCGCCAAGCTTTTCAAACAACTTGATTGCCCAATCGATCCGCGGTCTCCGGTGCGATTACTCAGAATCGGGGATCAGCAACTGGTCGAAATCGCCAAGGCCATTTCGTTCGAGTCGGCAAACAACGAAGTCTCCTCCGGCCGACAAAATAGCACAGGTGAATCAGTCGCGGGGATCACCCCGCCAACGTCCCGCATCTTAATCATGGACGAACCGACCAGCGCCCTGACCGAATCCGAAGTCGAACGGTTGTTCAGGATCATTCAACGGCTGCGCGATCAAGGTGTGACCATCGTGTACATCTCGCACAAGATGGACGAGATTTTTCAGCACGCCGATCGAATTACGATTCTTCGCGACGGACAAATCGTCAAAACGCTCGATAAGTCCGCGACCACGCCGCGTGAAGTGACGCACTTGATGGTGGGCCGCGAAATCGGTGCGAGCGAGTTTGGCGCGAATCGCTCCATCGGTGACATGGTCTTGCGAGTCGAACAACTGTCATTGCCCTGGCGCGGACACGTTCGGCAGTGGAGACTGAAAGAGATTTCCCTTTCGGTACGGCGCGGCGAAGTCCTTGGCATCGCGGGCCTGATGGGAGCCGGGAGAACGGAACTCCTCGAATGCCTGTTCGGCGCCAGCCCAGAACCGCCTCAAGGCAAGATCGAATTGGATGGAAAAGACGTGCAGTTCGCCCACCCGTCCGAAGCGCTGAATGCCGGGATCGGGCTCGTCACCGAGGACCGAAAACGTTACGGCATCTTCACGGACATGACCGTGCGTGAGCATATCACCCTGTCATCGCTCACGGACGTGGCACAAGTTGGATTCGTGAGGGCCGGTGCCGAAAAACAGGCGGCGGATGAATCGATTGGCGCACTCCGCGTCAAAACCGCAGGCCGCGAGGCCGCCATCACCAGTCTGAGCGGCGGCAATCAACAGAAATGCATTATCGCCCGCGCGCTGCGAACTCAGCCCAAACTCCTGCTGCTGGATGATCCCACGCGCGGCATCGACGTGGGTGCGAAAGCTGAAATCTATCGCTTGATCGACGAACTGTGCGGACAGGGACTCGCCATCATCTTTACATCGAGCGAACTGCCGGAACTGATCACGGTCAGCGATCGAATTCTGGTACTGTGCGAAGGCCGTGTGACGGCGGAATTTCGCCGAGGCGAATTCACCGAACAGAAGTTGATGGAAGCGGCGACCACCACGGCATGAGGCGTCACCCTTCATAGGTCGGGGACTGGCTCATTTTCTTGCGGCAAAGGAAACGATTGTTCTCGTCGATGCCGTGTGGATTCCAATGCCCCGAAAATGCGCCTGTCCCCGCTCACTTCAGGTCGTGAACGGTGACGCGTGAGCTTCACCGAAGCCATCGCCCATCACCCACAACCAAGCAACGATTTGACCACGCAGGAATCACTCGCTACGGGCGAGCGCCAACGCGCCGTGCACAACCACACTTTCCCCCAACTCAGCCGGAACGAGCCGGTACGAGTCTTTCAGTGGTGGAAACACGTATTGCTGCACGGCGGCACGGAGCGGGGCGAAGAAGATCTCTTCGCCAACGAGCGACACACCACCGCCGACAACGACGACTTCCGGTGCCAGCAAGGTGATCATCTGGGCAATGCCCCATCCAAGCACGCGCGTCGCCGCGACATATTGTTCTCGAGCCAACTGATTGCCTGCGGCCGCCGCTTCACCAATTGCCTTGGTCGTAAGCTGCTCAAAGTTGCCGCCGCAACGCTCGCGAAAATCGTGCAGGTCTCGTGTTGCCTCGCCTGCTTGTCGCATCGACTCCAGCCGAATCCGTGTCGCATGCGCGATCCCCGGGCCCGCCGCATGGGATTCGATCGTTTGCTTGTAGGAGGTCGCGTCGAGTCCCGGTCGCAGGTGACCGATTTCGGCAGAGGCGGGACGATCGGTTCCATGGATCTTGCGGTTGAAGACCAGGCCGCCACCGATACCTGTTCCGACCGTCACATAAAAGACGCTGTGCGCATCGCGGCCGGCACCGAAGCTGGCCTCGGCGAGTGCCGCGACATCACAATCGTTCCCCAGCTTCGTTGGAACACCCAGTTCCTGCTCCGTCCATTGACTGAGCGGAAATTGATCCCAACCGGCAATCTGGTGGCTGGTCTGTACGATGCCGCGACTGCCAAAAATCGGTCCGCCGAATCCATAGGCCGCGCGCTGAACCGAATGGGCCGCCACCAGCTTGCGACCGACTTCCTTGATCTGATCGCGAATCCCCTGGCCGCCCGCTGCAGGATTCACATCGAGCCGTTCGAACGCGACAAAATCTGATCCGTCTCCGCGTCCCACACCAAGCTGCAGTTTCGTGCCACCGATTTCAATACCGAGAAACATGACCTGACGGCTCCGCCGAGATTGAGAAAAAAGAATGAGAGGCTGTTAATGGAATCGCGGCCGAGATCGTTGGAATTCCAACAGTCTCGGCCGACGATGCGTGCATTACGACTTACACAATGCAAGAGCTCGACGAACTCTGCATCCACCTGAATGCGGCTGAGTGTTAGTTACGAACCACATCGCTTGTGAGCGAGCTATCCAGCCAGGACGTGGTCGCCTTCTTGTTCGATTGCGACATCTTGGTGGCGGATGCCGGCTTCTTGGCGACTGGCATCCGGTCACGCGGAGCGATCGCTCGTGTCGTCACGCGAGATTCCAACCGTAGTGCCTGCGGAACCGTTTCTCCCGGCGTTTCGTCGGGGATTGAAACGGGAGGCGTCAGATCCAACTCGGGCTTTTTCGTTTCAATGTCCGTATCGTTGAATGGGGCTGTGCCAGGCCGCTGCTTATGAAGTGGCTGCGTAAAATTGTCTTCTGCGGGGTTGGAATCGAACGTCTTTCGTCGCGCCGGAACAGGCTCCTCTGGTGGAGAACCGGGTCGACGAGTCGAATTCGTGAATCCATCGTTGTTGTTCAAATACGGATCATTCGATGTGCCACCCGTATTCTGTTCGCGCCTCAGCTGTCGATCAATTTCCTTCTGGCGAAGTTCAAGCTGGTTGAGCCGTTGCAGCACATTGGACGTATCAGGTGTCGGACTGCCCGTTGTCGGCGTCCCGCCGTAGTAGGTGGACGTTGAAGGAATCGGAGCAGCAGGGTTCGCAGCACAATTCGAACAGGTTGAACCACCCGCATATCCACCCGTCCCACAGGAATTGCAGGTGCTACATCCTGATCCGACGTAAGATTGAGCAGCACCGTATCCGGCATAGGACTGGCCACCGTAGTACGAATCGTATGCGTAGGCAGGTGCATAGTTCGCAGACTGGCTGCAGGTGCTGCAACCTCCGCCTCCGCCATAGCCACCGTACGAAGCCATCGACACCGGTGCGTAGGCAACCGTTGTTGGAGCGTAGGCGGAATAGGCCATCCCATAGCCACTACCGTAATTCGTACCGTAGGCAACTCGGTTCGCACGAATGCTGCCCACAGGGCCGAAGATTGCATCATACATCCAGGGAATGACGCCGGCCTGAACGGGGGCGGGTGCCACCGAGTTCAGTCCCAGGACCGTTCCCAATACCATCACATATCGTGTTAGACGAGCCATTGTGACCATCACCTTCACGCAGAAACTCCTATACGAATCGTCGCAGGCGCCCAGACCTCCGTGACGCCGACGATCCGAAAACGCGGTTCTTACCGCCGTATCGCAAACTCCGACTTTCGCGTTTCAATCCCTTTTAACGCTGCGGACCGAGCAATGTCAACGAGTTGTAAAGCGAGTTTCATAGTTTTGAACCGGGATAAACACGACAAGTTGCCGAATCGCTAAAGTCGTCGGAAGTCCAGACGGGGAACATACGTATTCAATCCGGCAGTCGATTCACGTATGCGATTTCATCGATCGAAAAAGGGCCGAGCTCGACCAGCCGACCATCGGCACGATCCGTCCCCAACAGGACGAGCTGGCCATTCACACTCTGCCGCGAATCGGGGAAACCACAAAATTGGCGGCCGTCCTGCAGCCCCAATTCAATTTGTGACGTCTCTTCAATTCCCAAGTTCTCATGAACCAACTCCGGGAACCGAGACCAAGCCCACAGCCACAGTGTTTTTTCTGCCGTCACTTTGCCAGCGATATCCAGCCATTCGACATCCGCTTTCAACAGTTCTGAGCGACGTGCGCCCTGGCACCATGGCTTTAGAACGTTGTTAATCCACTCTTTTCGCGCCGTCACCAGTTCGTCAAAGTTGCTCATGAAGTGCGTCAGGCTCCGCCGGATTGATGGGTGTCTGTTCAAATTGAATCGAGGATTTCAGCATCGCTCGAGGATTTCGGTCCTCGATTCCAGGCTCTCGCTTGATATCGCCTTTTGCAATCTCGTTTTCTGATCTGGAGGAACATGGACAGGAACCCTTTTGCACATTTTTGATGTGGAGTCAGCCATGCCATGCCTACATGGCCCCCCCTCCCGAGGTTGGCAACAGCGTGACAGGACATTGCCCGTTTAGGATCTCGTCTTTGGTCGGGGGATCGTTCACCTGCCGCTGAACCACCAGTGAGGGATTTTTCAGTCGCCCCAAGATGGGCGGCAGATCCTCGCGATTCACTTCACTCAACCAGCGAACGTCCCCTCCCTGAAGACACGCCACGGCCACACCATCCAGATACGCCACACGATTCGAGGCCGTTCGGGGCACTCGATCCTGACGCGTGATGATCCCGACCAGATTGAGCGGGTCAGCCCCCGAGATCACAATCAATTCTCGTTGAGCCCCCTCGTCACGCAACCGTCTGAGCTGTTGCACGCTGTCGGTTAGCGCAAATTGTTCTCCGGCCACTCCGGCGATAAACCGGCCGCCTCGAATTTCGCCGCGTGCTTCAAGCCGCCTTAGGACCTGAAGCAACTCAAACCAATTTGGACATCCATCTTCTTGTTCGAGCAAGTCTCGGAAGACGACACCCCACCGCCGCAACAAGAGCCAGGCCCAATCCTCGGCCACTTGTTGCGGATTCAATTCGGAAAGTCCCGCATCGAGCAGTTCCGTTCGAACCTCAACCGGCGGCATTGCGGCAACACGTCCCGACGGGGCCGCTTGCTTACGCGGGTTTGGCTTTTCGGAAGACAGCGGTACGGCATCGAGCGAATGCACGGCCTCGGCGCGGATCGACCAACGTCCCACCGCCGTTTTGACCATCCGCTTGCGTTCCACCTTCTGACGACCGGGACGTTTTGCCGCGGCACGCTTCTCGCCGACCAGTGAACGCAATCCCGCAAATCCATCGGCCGTGAGAGCCCCTCGCGCCACCAACTCTCCGAGTGCATCATCAAGATGATCGTTCAACATTTTGGTGGCCGTCAGCAAATCGGCCGCGAACATCGCCCCCCGCGACTTGAGCAATTCAAACACCTGCCGCGCTGGACTACTGAGCCCCGTCAGATCGATCTCGGTCAGCCGAGCGGACAACCAGCGAGAGTCTTCTCGCAAAAACAGTGAAACGGGGGCGACCCGCGTCAGACTGGCCATGGGTCGAGATTTGTCCACACTTCGCTTCGGCGGGAAAAGCCTCACCCACCCCACTTCGCCCGTCAGACAGAGTTCATCCAGCCATGCTGGACGATAGTCGTCAATTCGGAGAGGCAGGATATCGCGTTCCCACGCGACGGAAGGAATGTCGAGCCCCTGCAGTTGGGCAATCACTTCGAACAGGCCGTTGGCACCACCGCGTCGATGAGACCACGAAACTCCGTGATGCCGCGTCAGGAACCGCATGAACACATCAACGCCCACCGGTTCAATCTGCTTTCGCAACCCATCCATCGTCTGTCGATGAATTCGCGCCAGCAGCCGCCGATGGCACCATTCCGTCGAAAGCACACTTGGAAAATTGCGTGATTCCTCGTCCTCACAACCACATGCCTTCGCACAACTCACAGTCCCATCCGACTCGGCCGTCTGATCGTCGGTGGAGATACTGGCATCAGTCTCCACCGATCGCCCCGTGAATTGTCCACGAAGGACAATTCCCTCGCCTTCCAACGCTTCAAGTGCCGCCGTCGCCTGACTGGCTGTGATCCCGACGCGCAACTGGACCGCTTCCGCGCGGATTGGCCCACACGTTTCAAGCAACCCGCGAACACGAGCCACGCGAGCATCGGTCGATTCCCAGTCGTGCCTTACGCCTTCCGGCACTGTGACAGCAGGATGTAAC
This genomic interval from Schlesneria paludicola DSM 18645 contains the following:
- a CDS encoding NAD(P)/FAD-dependent oxidoreductase; the encoded protein is MTERVVIIGSGPAGWSAAIYASRANLEPLVFEGAMTEENRIRGTLPLGQLSMTTEVENYPGFPAGDLSPYLKSSLPEHHVPFRDPHMTGVTGPELMELMRQQAKNFGTRIVTDDVVSVDLSKKPFEIKTLEGQHVTAHSIIIATGARANYLGLPSEDGFKNRGVSACAVCDGALPRFRNKPLAVIGGGDSAMEEASYLTKFASTVYLVHRRGEFRASKIMAQRALENPKITVKWFTGVEEVLGNDKAGVTGVKLKNLQTNEVESLDVSGMFCAIGHTPNTDFLGGQIKTDDKGYILYSQPFRTNTSVDGVFAAGDVADSYYRQAITSAGTGCMAALDAERWLGAQGIH
- a CDS encoding M24 family metallopeptidase; amino-acid sequence: MLTKAGCLARRARLWENLPSSCEWVLVADPRHVYYLSNFWIHPLTFSAGERCWLLLEREGKATLLGDNFSLRSRAGEPFADDEVMVKWYDHKHSVINRDHALLKAAEQIADRLYGRVGAVEAEWLPVGAFELLGLDHEQHSVRLEAADVGRSNAIDLGTTLRSLRRQKHDDEIALLKECMRAGEAGMLRLREIIRPGISEFEIFCEVQRAAIGAAGRPGLIYGDFRAASPSKPKVGGLPTDHKLEPGEMFTLDYSVVLDGYRSDFTNCLTVGEPNAQQKHLYDLVSAAQRGGEAVLKAGTLAKDVFNAVNKPILDAGLADKFAHHAGHGIGMAHPEAPILVPDSEDVLMAGDVITLEPGLYVEGIGGIRIEHNYLITETGYERLSNHVISLT
- a CDS encoding ATP-binding cassette domain-containing protein — its product is MTLIRFDRVTKRFHAVVALNEVSFEVRKGEFHALCGENGAGKSTLMKILSGVITEYDGTIELNGKPLIIRGTRDAEALGISIIHQELNLVGDLSVAANIYLGRELRTPLGLLDDRRMEQEAAKLFKQLDCPIDPRSPVRLLRIGDQQLVEIAKAISFESANNEVSSGRQNSTGESVAGITPPTSRILIMDEPTSALTESEVERLFRIIQRLRDQGVTIVYISHKMDEIFQHADRITILRDGQIVKTLDKSATTPREVTHLMVGREIGASEFGANRSIGDMVLRVEQLSLPWRGHVRQWRLKEISLSVRRGEVLGIAGLMGAGRTELLECLFGASPEPPQGKIELDGKDVQFAHPSEALNAGIGLVTEDRKRYGIFTDMTVREHITLSSLTDVAQVGFVRAGAEKQAADESIGALRVKTAGREAAITSLSGGNQQKCIIARALRTQPKLLLLDDPTRGIDVGAKAEIYRLIDELCGQGLAIIFTSSELPELITVSDRILVLCEGRVTAEFRRGEFTEQKLMEAATTTA
- a CDS encoding ROK family protein, with amino-acid sequence MFLGIEIGGTKLQLGVGRGDGSDFVAFERLDVNPAAGGQGIRDQIKEVGRKLVAAHSVQRAAYGFGGPIFGSRGIVQTSHQIAGWDQFPLSQWTEQELGVPTKLGNDCDVAALAEASFGAGRDAHSVFYVTVGTGIGGGLVFNRKIHGTDRPASAEIGHLRPGLDATSYKQTIESHAAGPGIAHATRIRLESMRQAGEATRDLHDFRERCGGNFEQLTTKAIGEAAAAGNQLAREQYVAATRVLGWGIAQMITLLAPEVVVVGGGVSLVGEEIFFAPLRAAVQQYVFPPLKDSYRLVPAELGESVVVHGALALARSE